The Candidatus Thorarchaeota archaeon genome includes a window with the following:
- the glmS gene encoding glutamine--fructose-6-phosphate transaminase (isomerizing), which translates to MCGIVGVVQKRGEVAPFLHQALKRLEYRGYDSVGLTTIYEGKLHTKKDKGKIDEVHKRLNLDDLPGRMGIGHTRWATHGVPSLLNAHPHFDCDNRVAVVHNGVIDNFMKLRKELKKNHKFKSETDTEVIPHMIEDLLEQGYDLKEAVAQVTTRINGTYAIVAMRVDEPDRIVCTRDGNPLVIGKGKDASYVSSDIPAFLPMTRDMILLLDGEIAIITPEEIKLEKLSDGSEVERDAVKISWTADQAEKAGFPHFMLKEIHEQPDAVRNTLRIRKETIEKAGEMIVNSERIYVIAMGTSGHAGMACKHMFASMSEIVPVFELASDFEDTIYDTLSEDDLVLAITQSGETTDTVSAAKYAKKFGSTVIAVTNVVGSSITRVADHTIITQAGPEIGVAATKTFMVQLTALAQIAIELGRFSGSSEKLIERKERSLEKIPDVISTVIATEEEKARSIAGVYYDAPSLLFLGRGISIATAREGALKLKEIAYNHAEAYSAGESKHGPIALVEEGYPVIFVAPKDQTRERLVGNIMEMKARGASIISVIEKGDEELKDLSDHVFQVPQGIEPEFSVMPFVIPLQLFSYYMATRKGYDPDKPRNLAKSVTVL; encoded by the coding sequence GTGTGTGGTATAGTAGGTGTCGTCCAAAAACGTGGAGAAGTTGCACCTTTTCTTCATCAGGCATTGAAACGTCTGGAGTATAGAGGGTATGATTCAGTAGGCTTAACAACCATCTACGAAGGAAAGCTTCACACTAAGAAGGACAAGGGAAAAATTGACGAGGTTCATAAACGACTGAATCTGGATGATTTACCAGGAAGAATGGGAATAGGGCATACCAGATGGGCGACTCATGGGGTTCCATCTCTTTTAAACGCACACCCACATTTTGATTGTGATAACAGAGTTGCTGTTGTACATAATGGTGTAATAGATAACTTCATGAAATTAAGGAAAGAATTGAAGAAAAACCATAAATTCAAATCGGAAACAGACACAGAAGTTATCCCTCACATGATTGAAGATTTACTTGAACAGGGCTATGATTTGAAAGAAGCCGTTGCTCAAGTCACGACCAGAATAAATGGTACATATGCGATAGTAGCTATGAGAGTAGACGAACCAGATCGTATAGTTTGTACACGAGATGGAAACCCACTCGTGATTGGGAAGGGAAAAGACGCATCATATGTCTCGTCCGATATTCCAGCTTTTCTTCCTATGACAAGAGATATGATTCTTTTATTGGATGGAGAAATTGCCATAATCACTCCAGAGGAGATAAAACTCGAAAAACTCTCTGATGGTTCTGAAGTTGAAAGGGATGCCGTGAAAATCAGCTGGACTGCGGACCAAGCGGAGAAAGCGGGTTTTCCACATTTTATGCTGAAGGAAATTCATGAGCAGCCGGACGCTGTACGTAACACTCTCAGAATTCGCAAGGAAACCATTGAGAAGGCGGGAGAAATGATTGTCAATTCTGAGCGAATCTATGTAATAGCGATGGGAACTTCAGGTCATGCAGGAATGGCCTGTAAGCATATGTTTGCATCGATGTCAGAAATCGTCCCGGTTTTTGAGCTAGCAAGCGATTTTGAAGACACGATATATGATACCTTGTCTGAAGATGATCTAGTATTGGCAATTACTCAGTCAGGTGAAACTACTGATACGGTTAGCGCAGCCAAGTATGCAAAGAAGTTTGGTTCAACTGTGATAGCAGTGACCAATGTAGTAGGTAGCTCAATCACGAGGGTCGCGGATCATACAATAATTACGCAAGCAGGGCCGGAAATTGGAGTGGCCGCTACAAAGACATTCATGGTCCAATTAACCGCGTTGGCCCAGATTGCTATTGAGCTAGGTCGTTTCTCTGGTTCAAGTGAGAAACTGATTGAGAGAAAGGAAAGATCTCTTGAAAAAATTCCCGATGTAATATCTACAGTAATAGCTACGGAAGAAGAAAAAGCAAGGAGCATAGCGGGAGTCTATTATGATGCTCCAAGTCTCCTATTCTTAGGGCGTGGTATATCTATAGCAACAGCTAGAGAAGGCGCACTTAAGCTGAAGGAAATTGCATATAATCACGCAGAAGCCTATAGTGCAGGCGAATCGAAACATGGTCCAATAGCATTGGTTGAAGAAGGATATCCGGTCATTTTTGTTGCCCCCAAAGACCAAACAAGGGAAAGGCTTGTTGGGAATATCATGGAAATGAAAGCAAGAGGAGCTTCTATCATCTCAGTGATTGAAAAAGGAGATGAAGAATTGAAGGACCTTTCCGATCACGTTTTCCAAGTTCCACAAGGCATTGAGCCTGAGTTTTCAGTGATGCCTTTTGTGATACCTTTGCAGCTATTTAGCTACTACATGGCTACAAGAAAGGGGTATGATCCAGATAAACCTCGTAACTTAGCCAAATCTGTAACAGTACTATAA
- the rpsJ gene encoding 30S ribosomal protein S10 translates to MSQRARIRLSSTSTEHLDDVCSQIKRITRKTGVRMAGPIPLPTRRMVVPTRKTPCGQGSQSWDKWEMRIHKRLIDIDADERAIRQIMRVKIPDSVYIEIELTG, encoded by the coding sequence ATGTCACAAAGAGCAAGAATAAGGTTGTCAAGTACGAGTACTGAACATCTAGATGATGTATGCAGTCAGATTAAGCGCATCACCCGCAAGACAGGTGTCCGCATGGCTGGTCCCATTCCCTTACCTACTAGAAGAATGGTTGTTCCAACGCGAAAGACTCCGTGTGGACAAGGTTCTCAATCTTGGGACAAATGGGAGATGAGAATCCACAAACGCTTGATTGATATTGATGCGGACGAAAGAGCCATTAGACAAATCATGCGTGTAAAGATACCGGATTCGGTATACATTGAAATAGAACTTACTGGTTAA
- a CDS encoding isopentenyl phosphate kinase family protein produces the protein MNDLIIVKLGGSVITNKGESPPSVNNDRIHRIARELANHNGPMIAVLGGGAHGHQPASRYGFGNPKTPRQKRLAGLPKIRNNMSILSSEVVGSLQDSGLPAVAFPPFTFARLRNNHIQHFPCSFIEKALNSDFLVVTHGDVCFDEKLGASILSGDTIVVYLANRLNPTGVYIGTDVDGVHYENPDTNPKAKVIPVIQSNDIEKALSSTGPSSSVDVTGGMDNKVRELLTINQRTKIAIFNLNIAGRLSTLLKGKTPICTLIQP, from the coding sequence TTGAATGACCTAATAATTGTGAAGCTCGGCGGTTCAGTGATTACCAACAAAGGCGAATCACCCCCATCTGTCAACAACGATCGGATACATCGAATAGCACGCGAACTCGCCAATCACAATGGCCCTATGATAGCTGTGTTAGGTGGTGGGGCCCATGGTCATCAACCAGCCAGTCGCTATGGATTTGGCAACCCTAAAACTCCAAGGCAAAAACGTTTGGCCGGTCTTCCCAAAATCCGGAACAATATGTCAATTCTTTCTTCGGAAGTAGTTGGCTCTTTGCAAGATTCGGGTCTGCCAGCTGTTGCCTTTCCACCTTTTACCTTTGCTCGTCTTAGGAATAACCACATCCAGCATTTCCCCTGTTCGTTCATAGAAAAGGCATTGAATTCCGATTTCCTCGTCGTCACTCATGGGGATGTATGTTTTGATGAAAAATTAGGAGCTTCCATATTGAGTGGAGATACGATTGTAGTATATTTGGCCAACAGACTCAATCCAACGGGAGTTTACATCGGAACAGATGTTGATGGCGTCCATTATGAAAATCCTGATACTAATCCCAAGGCAAAAGTAATACCTGTAATACAATCCAATGACATTGAAAAGGCCTTATCCAGCACTGGCCCATCTTCATCTGTGGATGTTACTGGTGGGATGGACAACAAAGTTAGGGAATTACTCACCATAAATCAAAGAACAAAAATTGCCATATTCAATCTGAATATTGCTGGACGACTGTCTACTCTTCTAAAAGGTAAGACACCAATCTGTACACTCATTCAACCATGA
- a CDS encoding DUF87 domain-containing protein yields the protein MDVKFLKCIRIAWPSSTAFSIFYFVMAYVLPITGVAPPLAVPMRALVEGLLLLFPPITGGIVIGSKIKSQKISMLIENDILVVQLDRSIVATCVLQLNSVTGSVKINENGEHKYVVSALLALREGMDDYTSMAYEVGTINQEPFIRLFITARGDSVTSLRQQLQIESTRCEAILRSTLNTVEVERLREGELREAIETMREPNLETRRQEKTSRDGTHRKIIVVAGNPSINPNEEATQIGTFLVGLLRQGYNASLTCAFKPANPGREKRALEKHWKKIRRKEREKRESLSDHAMKERLLEEYKEIGDVDAWFEASIYVTIQANSQIELRLAEEGVRGLLISIWGEKGNLSLESVKLGGRNGYRVLNRRPVKSSKIHLERLVGYFNTPSQQLPVVTGKAVPFFSIPEKETINNELVIGRAVFNSRCLSEVGLKKDWLREHIAVMGATGTGKTTLVKRLIAELSAKTEIPWLVFDVKGSEYSDLREVGFGSVDVLIPGAENNFVLNLFAPEGDSPERHAHITFAIIRELLNERGVSAELSPAMERLLRESVEKVVLEEEEKTVASLERMIFAAGTKGHISEMTRDALLNRLQILFREPLATVFGPGKKTLEISTLLDERVIVDLSYVARIGGMDAARLLYNVIVKRVFDSAMQRGITEGLRHIVVLEEAYNLVPESYTRSSAADVTTGESMVMLQRATGQGVVVVSTRPNISSNILANTSTKITFRLPYDSGVARRYLSLDDRQEEYLQSLTVGNALIKLPDVSVFEIKTLMPEYGLEESTSHIRNRVDEEIIEGVECNDTPMMVSHDGEERVCVERGRTSKGREHVIGEISGLVTGYLASRDFVTKEQLEELLVNLNYDHIDMTREQLIEELISLSIIQREAIPVVKGGFVFSVPGNANESIEAAISQYILEKSDEIRRFEDDGSETTPNFIVGSNAILIVPERIRIPSIETIINVIKESMKKMGNTIEELYVIVRGSIAAAKVRERIEKIDGFDLVTIVPAFQSSIDRMLSTCTGSQIGEKEPKEKSHEIESALEQFNGATKKSGTSVGRRIWFGLLREFLSVSGGAIEWGDFLSFISTTAIQSKRARSIPLEKGEGMRILSQMIETGECHLFRLSKESNLHNLEPGLWVLGAKKFQSIKLIALEAIVQELKRRGREIVSDHYPFDFCVGDKSYAVLPGKNRMKRISNSISETACDECQTHEVVCILGDSSIIEDDDAIPDNVAIRYWKEGISSNLGSLFMVE from the coding sequence ATGGATGTCAAGTTTCTAAAGTGCATACGAATTGCATGGCCAAGTTCAACCGCATTTTCAATATTCTATTTTGTAATGGCCTATGTCTTGCCAATCACAGGGGTTGCGCCGCCATTAGCTGTACCTATGAGAGCCTTGGTCGAAGGTCTTCTTCTTCTATTTCCCCCGATTACTGGAGGTATCGTAATAGGTTCCAAAATCAAATCACAGAAGATATCGATGTTGATAGAGAATGATATTCTTGTTGTACAGCTGGATAGGTCTATTGTCGCAACTTGTGTTCTTCAACTCAATTCGGTTACTGGATCAGTTAAGATTAACGAAAATGGAGAGCATAAGTATGTCGTGTCAGCACTTCTTGCTCTTCGTGAAGGTATGGATGATTATACGTCTATGGCATATGAAGTAGGTACTATCAACCAAGAGCCTTTCATCCGACTATTCATAACAGCACGGGGAGATTCAGTCACAAGCTTGCGACAACAGCTCCAAATTGAATCTACTAGATGTGAAGCTATCTTACGTAGCACGCTCAATACGGTTGAGGTAGAAAGATTGAGGGAGGGAGAACTAAGAGAAGCTATTGAAACCATGCGTGAACCGAATCTAGAAACAAGGCGGCAAGAAAAAACTAGCCGGGATGGAACGCATAGGAAAATCATTGTTGTTGCTGGAAATCCGAGCATCAATCCTAACGAAGAAGCGACACAGATAGGAACTTTTCTAGTAGGGCTTCTAAGACAAGGTTACAATGCTAGTCTGACTTGTGCATTTAAGCCCGCAAATCCTGGAAGAGAGAAAAGGGCATTGGAAAAACACTGGAAGAAGATTCGCAGAAAGGAGCGTGAAAAGAGGGAGTCACTCTCTGACCATGCTATGAAAGAGAGGTTGCTGGAGGAGTACAAGGAAATTGGAGATGTTGATGCATGGTTTGAAGCAAGTATCTACGTAACAATACAAGCTAACTCGCAAATTGAGTTAAGGCTTGCTGAAGAAGGCGTTAGGGGGCTTCTAATATCGATATGGGGTGAAAAAGGGAATCTTTCACTTGAATCGGTAAAATTAGGAGGTAGAAACGGCTATCGAGTATTGAACAGGCGGCCTGTGAAAAGCTCCAAAATACATTTGGAGAGACTTGTTGGTTACTTCAACACACCGTCCCAGCAACTGCCAGTAGTGACAGGAAAGGCTGTACCATTCTTTTCTATTCCGGAAAAGGAGACTATCAACAACGAGTTAGTAATCGGACGGGCAGTATTCAATTCTCGGTGTCTTAGTGAGGTTGGATTGAAGAAAGATTGGCTCAGAGAGCATATAGCAGTGATGGGGGCAACAGGTACAGGGAAAACCACATTGGTGAAGAGACTCATTGCAGAGCTAAGTGCCAAAACGGAAATTCCATGGTTAGTATTCGATGTAAAGGGTTCTGAATATTCGGATCTTCGAGAGGTAGGGTTTGGGTCCGTTGATGTTTTGATTCCTGGTGCCGAAAATAATTTCGTTCTCAACCTTTTTGCGCCAGAAGGAGATAGTCCCGAAAGACACGCACATATCACTTTCGCCATAATCAGAGAGTTATTGAACGAGAGGGGTGTTTCAGCAGAGCTTTCACCCGCCATGGAAAGACTTCTACGAGAATCTGTGGAAAAAGTAGTTCTAGAAGAGGAAGAGAAAACAGTGGCATCCCTTGAACGAATGATTTTTGCTGCGGGTACTAAAGGCCACATTTCCGAAATGACTAGAGATGCATTGCTAAATCGGCTTCAAATCTTATTCAGGGAACCCTTAGCTACAGTTTTTGGGCCTGGGAAAAAGACGTTGGAAATTTCAACACTACTTGATGAAAGAGTTATTGTAGACTTGAGCTATGTAGCACGGATTGGGGGCATGGATGCAGCGAGGCTCTTGTACAACGTTATTGTGAAAAGAGTCTTTGATTCTGCCATGCAGAGAGGTATAACCGAAGGGCTTCGACATATTGTAGTTCTTGAAGAGGCCTACAATTTGGTACCCGAGAGTTACACGAGAAGTTCAGCCGCAGATGTCACAACGGGAGAGTCCATGGTCATGCTTCAAAGAGCGACTGGACAGGGTGTCGTGGTGGTTTCAACAAGACCCAATATATCATCGAATATTTTGGCCAATACCTCCACGAAAATTACCTTTAGATTACCGTATGATAGTGGGGTTGCTAGAAGATATCTTTCTCTAGATGATAGACAGGAGGAGTATTTGCAGTCACTCACCGTAGGCAATGCTTTGATCAAATTACCAGATGTGAGTGTCTTCGAAATCAAAACGTTGATGCCGGAATATGGGCTGGAAGAATCTACGTCACATATTCGCAATCGAGTTGATGAAGAGATAATTGAGGGGGTTGAATGCAATGACACTCCCATGATGGTATCTCATGATGGGGAAGAGAGAGTTTGTGTGGAAAGGGGAAGAACATCAAAAGGAAGAGAACATGTCATAGGAGAAATATCTGGATTAGTAACCGGATATCTTGCATCTCGTGATTTTGTAACAAAAGAACAATTGGAGGAGTTGTTGGTGAACCTCAACTATGACCACATTGATATGACACGGGAGCAGCTAATCGAGGAGCTCATATCACTCTCAATAATCCAGAGGGAAGCAATTCCTGTCGTTAAGGGAGGCTTTGTATTCTCTGTGCCGGGGAACGCCAACGAATCGATAGAAGCAGCAATATCGCAGTACATACTTGAGAAGTCGGATGAGATACGAAGATTCGAAGATGATGGTTCGGAAACCACACCCAATTTTATTGTGGGAAGTAACGCTATTTTGATAGTACCTGAACGGATTAGAATACCATCTATTGAAACAATAATCAATGTAATCAAAGAAAGTATGAAAAAAATGGGGAATACAATTGAAGAGCTGTATGTTATAGTTAGAGGAAGCATTGCAGCAGCGAAAGTTCGCGAAAGAATTGAAAAAATCGATGGATTCGACTTGGTAACCATTGTGCCTGCGTTTCAGAGCTCAATTGATAGAATGCTTAGTACGTGCACTGGTTCTCAAATAGGTGAGAAAGAGCCTAAGGAAAAGAGCCACGAAATTGAGTCGGCTTTGGAGCAGTTCAACGGGGCAACCAAGAAATCGGGAACAAGCGTTGGTAGAAGAATTTGGTTTGGGTTATTGAGGGAATTTCTTTCTGTTTCTGGAGGTGCAATTGAGTGGGGGGATTTTCTCAGTTTCATTAGTACAACAGCCATTCAGTCGAAAAGGGCAAGATCGATTCCATTGGAAAAAGGCGAAGGAATGCGAATCCTTTCCCAGATGATCGAGACAGGGGAGTGTCATCTGTTTAGATTGAGCAAGGAGTCGAATTTACACAATTTGGAGCCAGGTCTTTGGGTGCTTGGAGCGAAGAAGTTTCAAAGTATCAAGTTAATAGCTTTGGAAGCTATTGTGCAGGAATTGAAAAGAAGGGGAAGGGAGATTGTGTCGGACCATTATCCTTTCGATTTTTGTGTAGGAGACAAATCTTATGCGGTATTACCTGGAAAAAACAGAATGAAACGCATATCCAATTCAATTTCGGAAACAGCTTGTGATGAATGTCAAACACATGAGGTTGTATGTATCTTGGGAGATTCTAGTATCATAGAAGATGATGATGCTATACCAGATAATGTAGCAATTAGGTATTGGAAAGAAGGGATCTCTTCCAATTTAGGCAGTTTGTTCATGGTTGAATGA